The genomic region TAGATTTAGCAGAGGCTAAAAAGTTATAAGCTCTATTAAAATTGGTGCTTTTTATACTTTGGATTTCCATAATTTCTTTCTTATTTAAAGAAAGAGCTTCATTATCTAATGCTATTCCCATGTTGAGGATCTCATCAACAGCACCAGGATTTTTTGGATCAACCATATGAGGTTTTGTACCATCTAAAATAGCCAGTTTTAATTCCTTTATTACTATAGCGTCTAGAGACTTATCATCAGAAGAACAGTGGTGATATTCCAAAGAATAGCCCTTGTCTATAAAGACTTTAGCTACCTTTTTCATTAAAGTAGATTTTCCAGTACCAGGGCCGCCTTTCATACATAAAATCCTATTTGCTTCCTGTTGAGGTAATATATAATCATAAAAAGAATGAAAGCCTTTAGAAGTATTACCTCCTGGGAAAAGATGTCTTTCTTTTTTGTATTTCAAATTTATCACTCCTAAGTATTAATCATTAATAAAAACTACTAATAATATATGTTTCTAGATAAAAATTGAAACTATAAATTTGTTTGTATAATTATTAGTTAATAATAAAATACAAAACAAAAATACTAGTATAGGGATTATAAATATACATTGAAATATGAGAGGAGATAAGGAAAATTAATAAAAAAATAAAGAAATTTATAAAAAATACTTGCATAATTATAATATATATGTGTATAATTATACCAACAAATAAATTTTGGGGGGACAAATATGAAAAAAGGTATAATAAAAAGTGCATTAGCAATAGCAATGGCAGGAGTAATTAGCTTTGGCTTAATAGGATGTGGAGCTAAAGCAGAAGGAGATAAATTTGATGAGATTAAGGAAAAAGGAAAAATAGTAGTAGGTCTTAATGCGGGATATGCACCATTTGAATTTCATATGATGGAAAATGGTGAAGATAAGATAGTCGGCTTCGATATCAGCATAGCAGAAGAAATTGCAAAGGACCTAGAGGTAGAACTTGAAATTAAAGATATGAAGTTCGATTCCTTATTATCAGCTCTTACAACTGATAAGATAGACTTAATAATATCTGGTATGACTCCAACTGAAGAAAGAAAGAAATCAGTAGATTTTTCTGATATCTATTATGTAGCAGGACAGGCAATGCTGGTAAGAGCTGAAGATGCTCAAAAATATAATAGTTTTGAAGCTTTAAAGGGGCAAAAAGTTGGTGCACAATTAGGCTCAATCCAAGCAGATATAGTAGCAGAAAATATTGAAGATGCAGATATTCAATTATTAAATGATGTTAATGATTTAATTTTAAGTCTAAAATCAAAAAAGATAGAAGCTTTAGTTGTAGAAGAAGTAGTTGCTGATATGGCTGTTGAAAATAATCCTGAATTAGCTAAGTCAGATTATAAGATAGATTTTTCTGATGAGGGAGTAGCTATAGCTGTAAAGAAGAATTCTCCAAAACTATTGGAAGAAGTTAATTCAACAATTAAAAAATTACAAGATGAGGGACTTATAGATCAATTTATGAAAGATGCTAATAAATTAGCAGCAACTCTTAATTAATAAAGATAAAGATGATATATAAAGGGGCTGTCATAAACAGCCTCTATTTTTTTGAATTAAATAGTTTATAAAGGACAAAATATGCTTATAAAACAAAGTATAATAAAAGAAAATTTTTGAGCTAAAAAACTAGTGAAAATGCATAAAAATATATTTATGCATAAAATTATGCATAAGATCGTGCGTAAAATTTAGAAAATCAATAAATTATGCAAAAATATAAAAAATACTTGCATAATTATAAATTCGGATGTATAATCAATATATTAATTTTAGGAAAATATTTAAGGGGGAAAAATAATGAAAAATAGTTATATAAAGAAGATATTAGCAACAGCTATGGCAGGACTAATGAGCTTTGCTCTAATAGGATGTGGTGCTAAAGCTGAAGGCGATAAACTAGATGAAATTAAAGAAAGGGGAACTTTAGTTGTAGGACTAAGTGCAGATTACGCACCATATGAGTTTCACATAATGGAAAATGGAGAAGATAAAATAGTAGGTTTTGATGTAGATATAGCTAAAGAAATTGCAAAGGATCTTGGAGTAGAACTTGAAATAAAGGATATGAAGTTTGATACTTTAATATCTGCTCTACCAAACAATAAAGTTGATTTAGTTATATCAGGTATGAGTCC from Clostridium isatidis harbors:
- a CDS encoding transporter substrate-binding domain-containing protein, whose amino-acid sequence is MKKGIIKSALAIAMAGVISFGLIGCGAKAEGDKFDEIKEKGKIVVGLNAGYAPFEFHMMENGEDKIVGFDISIAEEIAKDLEVELEIKDMKFDSLLSALTTDKIDLIISGMTPTEERKKSVDFSDIYYVAGQAMLVRAEDAQKYNSFEALKGQKVGAQLGSIQADIVAENIEDADIQLLNDVNDLILSLKSKKIEALVVEEVVADMAVENNPELAKSDYKIDFSDEGVAIAVKKNSPKLLEEVNSTIKKLQDEGLIDQFMKDANKLAATLN